In Atopobium sp. oral taxon 416, the genomic stretch GAACGCTCAAACTTGTCCGGAGTGTTGCTCGAAGAGGCAGTGCCAAGGTAGTCGGACTGCTTGAGGGTGTCGGTATCGGGGACCGCTAGCGTGAAGGCCTTCTGTGCCTTGATATTCGTGAGCGTTTTGCGCTCTATTTCCAAGCTCAGGGCAACCATATTCTGCGCAACGACGCCGCCCATGCCATCATCATTACAGCGACGGTGTCATCCCTGTTGTAGGTCCCGATCATGTAGGTCGGCATCGGGAACCGGTAGGGCTGTGGTTTAAAGTCTTTTGCCATCGCTCGTCCCTTTCAATGGAGGCCAGACAGGTCCTTACCTCTATGTCCAGGGCTGTATGAGTGCAAAATCAAGTACGCACATTGAGGTTACGTACTCACTTAAAGGAAAGCGAACCATCGACAGAGCGATGGCATACCGGCCAGATTATTACGGTCGAAATCCCTTCTTGCAGTGTGCTGACATCTGTCCTGCCTAAGGGCCAACTAGGCTAATAACTGGATGCGAGAGCTTGGCCACCATACGAGAGCGCGATGGCGGGCAGCGGCGCTCTTGCGATGTGGTAGTCCTTGGCGGCACTGCTGACTAGCGCTGCCAAGGACTTATCACCCATCTATGGAAGATGGAGGATGCCCGCAGTGTCCACCACGCCCAGAGGCGGTACTGGTGAGTCTTCACTCACGCCTGCTTGAAGGCTCGCGATGGGATGGCAAAAGGAGCACTACGAAAGGCTGCATCGGCAGGGTGGAGAGGCCGAGGCGGCGCTCTTTGATGCCTTTGAGCACAGTTCCTGCCCGAGGTGTGGTTCGAGGTGAATAGCGATGCTCGGCCATGAGCTCCAAAGGGTGCGCCGCTGGCGCTGCAATGCGTGCGGGTGCACCTTCATACCGACCAGCAGGATGATCTTCGAGGACAGAAAAGCTCTCTGTCCAGGGATGGGGAGAATTCCTGCTTACCCTCATATCCTTCGAGAGCCTCTCCGGCATAGCTCGGTGCAACCGCAGGTCCCAAACCACCCCTCCCTATCAGCTCGTCAAGCTCTTCGTCCAGATAGACGAGATGATGTATGCCGTGCCCATCTTCGAGAGAGCTCTCGTGCTCGAGGGCAGGCATACCGCTAGGTACTTAAGGAACAACACCTGCATCACCCTCGCTTATAAGGAGCAAGACAGAGGGCCCGTCGGCCTTCTGCATGGCTTAAGACAGGGCAAGCCGAGCGGCGAGTGCGCCTGTGTCACCTATTGCTCCACTCTCACGTAGGGCCTCACTCTCGTCTATGACAAGAAGTACTCTTACAGCACCATCGTGAGGAAGCTCGATCTTACAAGTGAGGCCTGCGGCTCTTACATCATCAAGAAGCTTGCCGACAGTGAAAACCCGCTCTGGAAGGTGGAGCGGCTCTGCTTCCTCTTGAGGCTTGTCTTCGATACCCACACCGGCTTTCAGCAGCTCTAGCCTTACAGGCTAGCTCGATCTCTTCTTGACCATGATGGATCTGTCGAAGACAGGCTCTAGAAGGCAGCGATGGTCCTTGCCCAGGCAGTGTCTTTCCCAAATACGCTTGGATGCCGTGACTGCTGGGGATAGAAGCTCCGCTCAGACGAATAGGCGGCAGCCGGATTATCAACACGTTGCAGGAAGGGATTTGAGCTTGCTTTGTCTGGTGGTTCTGTCGAAACCAGCACGCCAGACAGAGACAAAGAGGTCGCACAGCGCAGCGATATCACACAAACACCGGGAGCCGAGCTCTACTTCTGCCTGCCCCATCACCTATGGCAAAAAGCGACTGTTGAAAAACACCTGCGGTCTTATCCGGGAGGTGGTCGAACCTGTAAGACAGGGAAAGCCTGATCTTTTCTGAATCCCCTCCCGTCCGGGCAGCACCATTGAAGGGCACGCAGCCTCGCAGACGATGCTCCTGTACCATTTGTGCCGGCGTATCGCAGCTAAACCCATAGTGGATCCGCTCTTCGTTGTACCACGTAACAAGCTTCTCGATGGTCGCCTTTAAGCTCTGGCGAGCGTACTGTACTCCTCCTGCCGCAGGCATTTGCCCTTGAGCGTCTTGAGCTATCTTTTCATGAGGGCGTTGTCCCTCCATTTGACCCTTTCTGTTCAGGCTCTGCTCCACATGCATAGAGGCGAGCAGCGACTGCGTACTTATAGAAGCCAAACATACCTCCCTACCCAAAGTTCATGATGGAGAGGGTCACGTGCTTTACGAAGGCCTGCCTGGCGCAGGCGACAATCTCTTTGGCACGCATGGTGTCAAAGGGCCTCCAGGAGACGATGTAGCGGTTGAACCGATCGATGACGGTCGCCAAGGTAGGTATGCCTTTCCTCCCTGTCTGGACGTTTGTGGAGCAGACCTGGTTGGAGAAGAGGACCTTCTTGCCCTTCAGCAGGTACGAGACCCACCTCGACTCCCTGCTGGGCGCCGAGAGCAGGCAGCAGGGGCAGATACCTATGAGCTTTCTCAGCCTGTAAGCGGGTGGCGCATACCTCACCCTGCCTCTTTAGCATCCTCGTGCCGAATGTGGGGCTCACGATATGGATGTGGTCTATCTCGGCCGCGCGCCGCTCGTCCTTTACAGACCATATATCCGCGCCACTGCCTTCTTCCCCTGCCATATCGCGCTAGGCACTTACCCTGCTCACGCCGGATAGCTTGCAGGAGAGCTGCCTGAAGAGGCCTTCCGGAAGCTCTCCTGTTGCCTCACGCCTTGGGGTTCTATCCGTTCCTGTCGCAAAACCGCTAAAGGGAAGTCGTGTTTCAACGGTAGAGCTGCCCAATCGGCGTCCGGGCTTTATCGTATCGCCTTCGCGCGGTCTTCTTTTGCTCTCTCGTCCTGTTGAATACGGTGTAGGCAGTGCCAAGCAGCTCGTCTTTTCGTGAGGGTGTAAGCGACGGGTTCACGTCTGTGCTTTACGGCAACCTGTAAGAGTGTCTTTTGCTTCTTCGCCACCTCCAGCGCGACTGCCATCTTGAAGCTCGCACTGTATGCCTGTCTTTCTTATGGTCTTCTACATCCTTGCTGTACAGTCTGTGTCCTTTGGAGACATCTTTGCGGGATTTGAAAGGATGGTCAAATCGATGTCTCAGAATCGCCAGCCATATCACTCATACGGCTTGTGGCCCTGTCTTACTTGAGCAAGACGATACCCACCAACTGAATCGCTGCATGTTCAGTCAAACAACCTATCACACACCTATGGTTCTGACGTACGAGAGAACCTCTCATCTATTGCAGAAGAACAACAAGCGCCTCTGGCCACTTGAGGAAGGAGATTGTGCGAAATTAATTTACATACAAAAAGGGCTTTACTTGTCTATGCAGGGGCTATAAATTGAAAACAGGTAAAACTTCCTGAATACAGTCTCAGAGCAACGAAGCGATTTTCCATATAGCATTGAAGGTCGCTCTTGGATGTGCCGACGTGCGAGGAAGGTTGCCGCGCGGGGATATCTGAGAGGAGGCACAGATTCATGGGACAGGATGCTGCAGGCGTTCTGCAGAGGCAGGATGCCGGGTCCCGCAGGGCAGAGGGGAAGCATCCCGGATCTGCCTTGAGATATGCAAGCGAAGAAGATGGACAGTACAGCTGCCTGGATTACGAGGCAGCAGCTGCTGCAAAGAAGCTCGAGGGCCGCTATGGCTACCGCATCGCGAAGCGTGCCTTCGATATCGCATTCAGCCTCCTCGTGATTGCCCTCTTCGGTTGGGTCTACATCATTACGGCCATAGCGATCAAGTGTGATAGCGAAGGCCCTGTCCTCTTCAATCAGGAACGCATCGGGAAGGATGGTAAGCCCTTCAAGATGTACAAGTTCCGCTCGATGTATACCGATGCAGAGGAGAGGCTCGAGAGTCTCAAGGACCTGAATGAGAAGGATGGACCGGTCTTCAAGATCAAGAACGATCCGCGCATCACCCGTGTTGGCCACTTCATCAGGAAGACGAGCATCGACGAGCTGCCGCAGTTCTTCAATGTCCTCAAAGGTGACATGTCCATCGTGGGCCCGCGCCCGGCGCTTGCCCGCGAGGTCTGCCAGTACACGCCCTACCAGCACCAGCGTCTCCTCATCAAGCCGGGCATCACTTGCTACTGGCAGACGCGCAGGAACAGAGACGACATCAGCTTCGACGAGTGGGTCGGGCTCGATCTGCTCTATATCAAGAAGTGCAGCGCCTGGTCAGACATCAAGCTCATCGTTGA encodes the following:
- a CDS encoding flavin reductase, with the protein product MGGVVAQNMVALSLEIERKTLTNIKAQKAFTLAVPDTDTLKQSDYLGTASSSNTPDKFERSELHAHKSERVDAPIIEEPPITLEYKLVEVQTQPYSTY
- a CDS encoding sugar transferase — encoded protein: MGQDAAGVLQRQDAGSRRAEGKHPGSALRYASEEDGQYSCLDYEAAAAAKKLEGRYGYRIAKRAFDIAFSLLVIALFGWVYIITAIAIKCDSEGPVLFNQERIGKDGKPFKMYKFRSMYTDAEERLESLKDLNEKDGPVFKIKNDPRITRVGHFIRKTSIDELPQFFNVLKGDMSIVGPRPALAREVCQYTPYQHQRLLIKPGITCYWQTRRNRDDISFDEWVGLDLLYIKKCSAWSDIKLIVETVGAVLMAQGN